Proteins encoded together in one Astyanax mexicanus isolate ESR-SI-001 chromosome 10, AstMex3_surface, whole genome shotgun sequence window:
- the LOC103038145 gene encoding ectodysplasin-A isoform X1, which translates to MTCESLEDQFPGLKADCPQLPASSSSCACGKTCGSCRFFFGFFVVSLSLHVITLSCFLDLRSEVKRELSHTKREPPFSAVPEDERRPSTRADAVQRAMDVLFSSSAEIPTQEHDFIHFTEENRNALWRTKRAAKESGGKRKKGRKRLQGAPGPPGPPGPPGPQGPPGIPGIPGIPGRNDLGPIGPPGPPGPRGPPGPQGPAGAVDKSKGREFQPAVVHLQGQETTILVREDLPEGVLKNWKMVSVHHKVFKMHSRSGELEVLMDGTYFIYSQVEIYYLNFTDIASYEVLVDRLPFLRCTCSIETGQRKFNTCYTAGVSVLRAHQRISIRIVYEDSLISMTDHATFLGSVRLGDAPSTGHS; encoded by the exons ATGACCTGCGAAAGTTTAGAGGATCAGTTCCCCGGCCTGAAGGCCGACTGCCCGCAGCtccccgcctcctcctcctcgtgcGCCTGCGGGAAGACCTGCGGGAGCTGCAGGTTCTTTTTCGGCTTCTTTGTTGTCTCGCTCTCGCTGCACGTGATCACGCTGTCCTGCTTCCTCGACCTGCGGTCTGAGGTCAAGCGCGAACTTTCACACACCAAGCGCGAGCCGCCGTTCAGCGCCGTTCCTGAAGATGAGCGGAGACCGAGCACGCGAGCAGACGCGGTGCAGCGAGCCATGGATGTGCTCTTCAGCTCCAGC GCAGAGATACCGACACAAGAGCATGATTTCATCCACTTCACAGAAGAAAACAGAAATGCTCTCTGGAGAACGAAAAGGGCAGCCAAAG aGTCCGGTGGAAAACGGAAAAAAG gCAGAAAAAGATTACAAGGGGCACCGGGCCCACCTGGTCCTCCAGGACCTCCAGGGCCACAAGGTCCCCCTGGAATTCCAGGGATTCCTGGTATCCCTGGCAGAAACGATTTAGGCCCTATAGGGCCGCCAGGACCACCGGGGCCAAGGGGCCCTCCAGGGCCACAAGGGCCGGCAg GAGCTGTTGACAAAAGCAAGGGACGGGAGTTCCAG CCTGCTGTTGTGCACCTGCAAGGCCAGGAGACAACAATATTAGTAAGAGAAG ATCTTCCAGAGGGCGTGCTGAAAAACTGGAAAATGGTCTCCGTCCACCACAAGGTTTTCAAGATGCACTCGCGTTCTGGAGAGCTGGAGGTGCTGATGGACGGCACCTACTTCATCTATAGTCAGGTAGAA ATTTACTACCTGAACTTCACGGACATAGCGAGCTACGAGGTGCTGGTGGATCGCCTGCCCTTCCTGCGCTGCACGTGCAGCATTGAGACCGGCCAACGCAAGTTTAACACGTGCTACACAGCTGGCGTGAGCGTGCTCCGCGCTCACCAGCGCATCTCTATCCGCATCGTTTACGAGGACTCACTAATCAGCATGACTGATCACGCCACTTTCCTGGGCAGCGTGAGACTGGGAGATGCGCCGTCTACTGGACACTCATAA
- the LOC103038145 gene encoding ectodysplasin-A isoform X2 has protein sequence MTCESLEDQFPGLKADCPQLPASSSSCACGKTCGSCRFFFGFFVVSLSLHVITLSCFLDLRSEVKRELSHTKREPPFSAVPEDERRPSTRADAVQRAMDVLFSSSAEIPTQEHDFIHFTEENRNALWRTKRAAKESGGKRKKGRKRLQGAPGPPGPPGPPGPQGPPGIPGIPGIPGRNDLGPIGPPGPPGPRGPPGPQGPAGAVDKSKGREFQPAVVHLQGQETTILVREDLPEGVLKNWKMVSVHHKVFKMHSRSGELEVLMDGTYFIYSQIYYLNFTDIASYEVLVDRLPFLRCTCSIETGQRKFNTCYTAGVSVLRAHQRISIRIVYEDSLISMTDHATFLGSVRLGDAPSTGHS, from the exons ATGACCTGCGAAAGTTTAGAGGATCAGTTCCCCGGCCTGAAGGCCGACTGCCCGCAGCtccccgcctcctcctcctcgtgcGCCTGCGGGAAGACCTGCGGGAGCTGCAGGTTCTTTTTCGGCTTCTTTGTTGTCTCGCTCTCGCTGCACGTGATCACGCTGTCCTGCTTCCTCGACCTGCGGTCTGAGGTCAAGCGCGAACTTTCACACACCAAGCGCGAGCCGCCGTTCAGCGCCGTTCCTGAAGATGAGCGGAGACCGAGCACGCGAGCAGACGCGGTGCAGCGAGCCATGGATGTGCTCTTCAGCTCCAGC GCAGAGATACCGACACAAGAGCATGATTTCATCCACTTCACAGAAGAAAACAGAAATGCTCTCTGGAGAACGAAAAGGGCAGCCAAAG aGTCCGGTGGAAAACGGAAAAAAG gCAGAAAAAGATTACAAGGGGCACCGGGCCCACCTGGTCCTCCAGGACCTCCAGGGCCACAAGGTCCCCCTGGAATTCCAGGGATTCCTGGTATCCCTGGCAGAAACGATTTAGGCCCTATAGGGCCGCCAGGACCACCGGGGCCAAGGGGCCCTCCAGGGCCACAAGGGCCGGCAg GAGCTGTTGACAAAAGCAAGGGACGGGAGTTCCAG CCTGCTGTTGTGCACCTGCAAGGCCAGGAGACAACAATATTAGTAAGAGAAG ATCTTCCAGAGGGCGTGCTGAAAAACTGGAAAATGGTCTCCGTCCACCACAAGGTTTTCAAGATGCACTCGCGTTCTGGAGAGCTGGAGGTGCTGATGGACGGCACCTACTTCATCTATAGTCAG ATTTACTACCTGAACTTCACGGACATAGCGAGCTACGAGGTGCTGGTGGATCGCCTGCCCTTCCTGCGCTGCACGTGCAGCATTGAGACCGGCCAACGCAAGTTTAACACGTGCTACACAGCTGGCGTGAGCGTGCTCCGCGCTCACCAGCGCATCTCTATCCGCATCGTTTACGAGGACTCACTAATCAGCATGACTGATCACGCCACTTTCCTGGGCAGCGTGAGACTGGGAGATGCGCCGTCTACTGGACACTCATAA
- the LOC103038145 gene encoding ectodysplasin-A isoform X3, with protein MTCESLEDQFPGLKADCPQLPASSSSCACGKTCGSCRFFFGFFVVSLSLHVITLSCFLDLRSEVKRELSHTKREPPFSAVPEDERRPSTRADAVQRAMDVLFSSSAEIPTQEHDFIHFTEENRNALWRTKRAAKESGGKRKKGRKRLQGAPGPPGPPGPPGPQGPPGIPGIPGIPGRNDLGPIGPPGPPGPRGPPGPQGPAGAVDKSKGREFQPAVVHLQGQETTILVREEGVLKNWKMVSVHHKVFKMHSRSGELEVLMDGTYFIYSQVEIYYLNFTDIASYEVLVDRLPFLRCTCSIETGQRKFNTCYTAGVSVLRAHQRISIRIVYEDSLISMTDHATFLGSVRLGDAPSTGHS; from the exons ATGACCTGCGAAAGTTTAGAGGATCAGTTCCCCGGCCTGAAGGCCGACTGCCCGCAGCtccccgcctcctcctcctcgtgcGCCTGCGGGAAGACCTGCGGGAGCTGCAGGTTCTTTTTCGGCTTCTTTGTTGTCTCGCTCTCGCTGCACGTGATCACGCTGTCCTGCTTCCTCGACCTGCGGTCTGAGGTCAAGCGCGAACTTTCACACACCAAGCGCGAGCCGCCGTTCAGCGCCGTTCCTGAAGATGAGCGGAGACCGAGCACGCGAGCAGACGCGGTGCAGCGAGCCATGGATGTGCTCTTCAGCTCCAGC GCAGAGATACCGACACAAGAGCATGATTTCATCCACTTCACAGAAGAAAACAGAAATGCTCTCTGGAGAACGAAAAGGGCAGCCAAAG aGTCCGGTGGAAAACGGAAAAAAG gCAGAAAAAGATTACAAGGGGCACCGGGCCCACCTGGTCCTCCAGGACCTCCAGGGCCACAAGGTCCCCCTGGAATTCCAGGGATTCCTGGTATCCCTGGCAGAAACGATTTAGGCCCTATAGGGCCGCCAGGACCACCGGGGCCAAGGGGCCCTCCAGGGCCACAAGGGCCGGCAg GAGCTGTTGACAAAAGCAAGGGACGGGAGTTCCAG CCTGCTGTTGTGCACCTGCAAGGCCAGGAGACAACAATATTAGTAAGAGAAG AGGGCGTGCTGAAAAACTGGAAAATGGTCTCCGTCCACCACAAGGTTTTCAAGATGCACTCGCGTTCTGGAGAGCTGGAGGTGCTGATGGACGGCACCTACTTCATCTATAGTCAGGTAGAA ATTTACTACCTGAACTTCACGGACATAGCGAGCTACGAGGTGCTGGTGGATCGCCTGCCCTTCCTGCGCTGCACGTGCAGCATTGAGACCGGCCAACGCAAGTTTAACACGTGCTACACAGCTGGCGTGAGCGTGCTCCGCGCTCACCAGCGCATCTCTATCCGCATCGTTTACGAGGACTCACTAATCAGCATGACTGATCACGCCACTTTCCTGGGCAGCGTGAGACTGGGAGATGCGCCGTCTACTGGACACTCATAA